From the Rhea pennata isolate bPtePen1 chromosome 12, bPtePen1.pri, whole genome shotgun sequence genome, the window ACGCTTGAATGCAGCCATTGCTCATGTGGCTTGGGCAGAGATTTCTCGGCATTGGGAGAGGTAAAGGATTTCAGGAGAGACATGTGTCATATTGGAAATtacttctgctctgcttttacTGAACTAAAGTTGAGCTTGATGACCTCTCTTCAGGGAATTTTGAACCTGGCATCCCATCCCAAATCCTGGAAGAAAGTAACTTGGAGTAGGTGTAGGTCCAGGCAGGTAAAATGTCACTGTGGAAAtggagcagggagcaggcaaCTCCAAAGATACTTCTTAAAAATGGACCATCCCATAGGGCAGGAAAAGCTTCTTGCTGACGTCTGAGCCAGGCGTACATTTTATCTGTGGTGCGCATAATCTAGCAGTGTCCTCTgacagaggcaaaaaaaaatgtcatctaATCTTTTCTCCAGCCTTTTGGCTtagacaggaagaaaacagggcCGTCCCAGCAACCTCAGCAAGGCTTCTGCTGCCTAATGCCATCTGCAGAGCACGAGCACGCAGGCTTCCCCTGCGGCGAGAGGCCCTCGGTAAGGCTGGCAGCGGCGTAGTGAGTGCCTGTGAGTGAAAAGGGCCATGCCTACGTGGCAGGAAAACGATCGCAGCTGAAATGCAATCTTGCATTAACTTGGCTGTGACATTGCAGCTAGCACGTCTGCGTGTTGCCTGTATGGCATTAGTGGTGACCAGGGAGCAGTAACGGTGAGTGGGGAGGAGGGACGGAGATGACTCCTCaggcttgcttttattttactttatatgCTCATTTTTCAGGTCCTCGTAGTACTTTTACCACTtgctgcagggttttttttattattattatttgaatgcTGAGGTGTTACCTAAAGCTTAATTGTTCTGCTAGCTCTAAGAACCTGGtttaatatatgtaatatattgtAAGCTTGCAGGAGGTGCAGAATTGTATGTGCCATGCAGTCTTCAGCTCAGTCATTGCAAATGGTATCActaggaggaggaagaagagatcCCTCTGcgtggagagggaaggaggcaggaagCAAGGATGTGGCGCTTCACTCCCCAAGAGGCGTTTGCATGGAAAGACAACTTCACCATATCCTGCTGCCTGGAGCCCACTGTCAGCATCCACTGAGCCTTTCATCTGTCCAGATGGGTTGATTTAAGGAAGGAAAGCTGGATTTCAGACCTGACTCAGACACCATGGAGCTCCTTGCAACACAAGGGAGTTACACAGCAAATACATCAGGATGTTTCTAACCACACACTAAAAAGTTGCCTTGAGacacagcagtgaaaaaaaggGAATTGGAAACATATGGGAGTAAAACTATGTCTATATAAAGTGCAAGATTGTAACAGCAGCCCCGCGGTGCCTGTGAAGTTGCCGCTGTCTGTGCAGGGTCCATAGCTGTGTGGTTTTAGTTGAGTAGGAGCGACTCAGGCGCTAGGGAAGTTACTACTCCAGCATGAGCACATCCAGAAGTCTTCCTAAACCCTTtcctgcacagaggcagaaaaaggacagtgtgattaaaaaaaaactggcATGGTACAGAAAGGGCAAGGGCTGTGCCGAGGTGCTGTGCaaacttctcttgctttctccttcATCTTCTTGTTCATCTTCTGTAAACAGCAGGGCGCAAAGGTGCTGATGATTGTGTATTTTCTGGTAGCCCAGACACCGTAAAACCTGGGCGTGCTTTACGCAGGGGGACTATTCTGGtatttttccctgtgctgcttGGATGTGGTGCGCTGTGCTCCCAGGGTTTCCGCTGGCTGGTGGCGGTTGTGCACGGTGGTGGCCGTGCATCTTCGTCACTGACCTACCCTGAGGCCAAGTCAGGGTCCGCTTGCAGCTCCCGATAAGAGCGGGCGTCACTCTGTGAAGTACATATTTACGTTAAACATTGTATAAAACACATTAGTTTTAACCTCTGTAGTCTGACTTCATGTTTATAAATAGCGGGAAAATTATCTCCGGTGGTTTGACAACTTTAGGACCGAGTGGCTGCTGTGGCTGTATTTGCTTCGGCATCCGTCGGTGCTCCAGACGTGTGCGTTGAGCAGAGCGCTCTCCCTTCAGAAAGCGCGAGGCCGCATTGCCGGCTAGCCAGGAGCTGGGATAGCTGTAACTTGGAGCGATGGGTCCTTGTATTGCATTGCCCTAAACAATGGTTCAGCTTTCAAAACTTAGGTGACggtaacaattttattttttaatttttaactgtgGTTAGTAAAAGTGAAATTTGTAGAGCTTAAAAGTGTGTTTGCTAGTTAATTACTGTGGTTACCCAATCTCTGTTGTTTTTACCCCTAGATCAGTCATACTGCGTTCGGCTGCAACAGGACATGTATTTTCTTACAAGCAATAGCCGACTGAATGAGCAAGTGGTGgataaaattattcttcagCTCAACAGAGTCTACCCCCAAATTCTCACCAATGCAGAAGCGGAAAAGGtaatttaatgaattttgctgcATCCCTGTGCgtttctgtgttttcctggGAGCTCTCTCGGGAACGCCActccagcagccctgcagccccgcgTTGCTGCCTGCTCCGTGCGGACGGGTCGCATCCGGGGTCTCGGCTCAGAGGAGACGTCGCCGGCCCGGCTCTGCCCGTCCGGGGCGGTCACGGCCGCGCTCCCCTCTGACCGCCACCATCCTCACTGGGGCGCCGAACGCCGAGCGCGCCTGCCTCCGCCGTGAGTCCCTGCGGAGCGGCGGGTGGGAGACGACCCGTGCTGCCTACGCTCCCGTCTGCAAAATCACCTCTCTGGGCTTCCTCTGTTCTGATTGCTGATTAATACTGCCGAGAAGTTGTGCTGGAGAAGCGGGCGTTTGTGCAAGCCGCTCCAGTGATGGGGGTGGGAGCGTGCGAGGGGGACGAAGGCGGTCACGTCTCCAGGAGGCACGGCTCTGCCTGGGAGAAGACCTCTTTCCTTGGCATGTAGCATGCAAAAAGATGAAGCTGTTCTTAGGCAGAAAGATCTTTTACACCAGTGTAAAAGATCTTTTGCACCAGGTTTCCATTATAACCATCTGTGCTTAccctctgctgctttcagtgcCTGCTCAAGCCTCAGGGTCTTGGCAAATCAGCACTTTGGCATTAATAATAACGGGCCAAATTCTGTCATAATCCCATGTGAATTAGAGCTCCCTGAGCTGACCAGTGATTTGGTGGTGTAGATCTGTGCTAGATCATCAGCTGAGCCGATCTAGCCACAGAATTATG encodes:
- the CARD19 gene encoding caspase recruitment domain-containing protein 19 isoform X2, which codes for MDRVAAVAVFASASVGAPDVCVEQSALPSESARPHCRLARSWDSCNLERWVLVLHCPKQWFSFQNLDQSYCVRLQQDMYFLTSNSRLNEQVVDKIILQLNRVYPQILTNAEAEKFRNPKASLHTRLSGLLKHLQKKGERHCQEFYRALQINAEQLHNDLPSRKILSPVFFLACFSVAAGFALFWYCCDSDTKVLGRARRILGFSPIIIGRHVRKICMLYLEDLSRN